The sequence TGGTTTCCGATTAAGAATCGAGTCAGAAAATCCCTTGGAACTATCGAAGATTTCCGTGAACGAGTAGATACAGCCGTTCGCCTAACGTCCTAACCTATACTTCGGCTGCTATATTGATAATACTTAAGCATAAAATTTTCTACTTATGCTTACACTGCCTTGGCACAATCAAGCAATTGCAGCCGATGTAGGCGATCGCTCAGAGCTGGTGAAACCAGCTCGCTCTAAAATAATTTGCTTGTAGCAATAACCCAGAAATTATAGATATAGATTATTTGATATCGATTCGGCTCAACCAGCAATAGCAACAGGCTTGCAGGCTGAAGCCGAAACACTTAGGATACCGATGTCTGGATGGTTAGGCACTAAATCGAGCCGCTGCTAATTCTGAGTTGCGTTCAAACGGTTAATATTGAACCCCCCCCTTAATTAAGAGGGGAAGGAAGGGTTCTGGTGCGTCTGAATAGAACGGGATTATAAAACCAAGGCAAGATTAAGCAGCGCTCCGCCCATCTTACTCAGACTCTTCTTCCTCTTCAGTTTCAGAAGGATATACAAAGCTCTTAGCACGCCCGCTTAAAATAGACTTGCCCAGCGAGAGAGCTTTTTGAGCTTCA is a genomic window of Microcoleus sp. FACHB-831 containing:
- the rpmF gene encoding 50S ribosomal protein L32, producing MAVPKKKTSKSKRDQRKANWKRKAAVEAQKALSLGKSILSGRAKSFVYPSETEEEEESE